The genomic window AGCTCGAAGACCTCTTCGTCGGTGAAGATGCTTCGATTGGCGCGGTAGATGCCGGCCGCGACGTCGTCGATCACCGCTTTGTCGATCGTGTTCTGCACGTGATCCAGCATTTCGGTCATATCGGTTCCTCCAGGCAAGTCGACTTCGATATCAGCGACTGTGACAGCAAGTGGTCGTGGTCACACCAGGGCTTTACCTAGGCTCGACCTGGGCAGGTATTCATGCATTTGGCTTATCAATCAGCGCGAAATAGGTCTTTGTCATCGATGGATTCGGCGCATAGTGTGGTCGCTATCACCCTTCGAAGCGCGGAAAGGATCGGCAATGGAGCTGCGGCATCTGCACCAATTCGTGGCCGTCGCCGAGACGTGCCACTTCGGGCAGGCCGCCAAGCGCCTTCATCTGGCGCAGCCGGCGCTGTCGCAGTCGGTACGGCAGCTGGAAGCCGAACTGGGCGTCACCCTGCTCACCCGGACCACGCGGCAGGTCAGCCTCACGCCGGCCGGCGAATTCTTCTATCGAGAGACCGTCCGCAATCTCGAGAATCTCGAACGTAGCACCCGCGGTGTTCGACGCATCGCCGACGGCCGATACGGCTTGGTACGCATCGGTTTCACCGGTACTGCGGCCTTCGATCAGTTACCGCCGATCGCGCGTGCGATCAAGCAGAGACTGCCCGGTGTAGCGCTGGAGATCCACGGGGACTTACTCACCCCTGCACAAGTGGAGGGATTGCGCTCGGAACAGCTCGACGTGGCTGTGCTGCGGCCACCTGTGGCCGGCGACGATCTGGTTGTTCGCACCATCACCACCGAGTCGCTGTTGCTGGCCGTGCCCGTCGATCATCGATACGCGGCCGAGCCTGCGTTGGACATGACCGACCTCATGTACGAGGACTTCGTGATGTATGCGGACACGCATTCGGTGATGAACGATGCGGTGATACGCAGTTGTCGCGCAGCAGGTTTCAGCCCTCATCGCGAGCACGAAGCACCGGATACTTCGGTGCTGCTGGCGCTCGTTGCGGCCGGTCTCGGCGTGGCATTGGTGCCCGAATCGGTTCGTGCCCTACAGCTGACCGGCGTCGTCTTTCGTGAAATTTCCGGTGCCAGCACGATCGACCTCGCCTTGGCGTGGCACCGCGATCGGCCGTCTGCCCTGGTCGATGCTCTCGTGGCGGCGCTAGAGGACGCCGGTGTGCTGCCGCCGCTCGAGGCACCGTCTTCATTCTCCGATCCGAAAGCAGCGTTATGAAAATCGTGTCGGTCGAGGCAATTCCGTACTCGATTCCGTATCTCAAGCCGTTGAAATTCGCCAGCGGCGAAGTCAGTGCAGCCGAGCACGTTCTCGTGCGAGTGCACACCGACGACGGCGTAGTCGGTATCGCCGACGCTCCGCCGCGTCCATTCACCTATGGGGAGACGCAGCGTGGGGTCGTGGCGGCGATCGAGACGCTGTTCGCGCCTGCCGTCGTCGGTCTTCCGCTCACCTCCCGTGAGGTGGTCAACGCGAAACTTGCTCGTACGGTCGGCAATCCGGTCGCCAAGTCCGCGGTGGACATGGCGATCTGGGATGCTCTCGGGCAGAGTCTGGACTTGCCGGTCACCGAACTTCTCGGCGGCTACACCGACCGTATGCGGGTGAGCCACATGCTCGGATTCGACACGCCCGCCGCAATGGTCGACGAAGCGACCAGAATGCGCGAGACGTACGGGGTCGAGGTGTTCAAGGTCAAGGTCGGGCGACGACCCGTCGAGCTGGACACCGCTGTCGTCCGTGCTCTCAGAGAAGGACTCGGCGACACCGTGGAACTCTACGTCGACGGAAATCGTGGATGGACCGCCGCCGAATCTGCGCGTGCCATGAAAGAGATGTCCGATCTGGGGCTCACTCTCGCCGAGGAACTCTGCCCCGCCGACGACGTACTCGGTCGCCGATGGCTCGTACAACAACTCGACGTCCCTTTCGTCGCCGACGAATCAGCGACCACCCCCGCGGAGGTCACTCGCGAAATCCTCGGTGGGTCCGCGACAGCGGTGAGCATCAAGACCGCCCGCACCGGGTTCACTCGCTCGCTCCGAACCCACCATCTGTGCGAGGGACTCGGAGTCGACGTGGTGATGGGAAACCAGATCGACGGTCAGCTCGGCACGGCCTGCACCGTCGCCTTCGGTGCTGCCTTCGACCTCAGCTCACGTCGCGCCGGGGAACTCTCGAACTTCCTCGACATGAGCGATGACCTACTGACCGAGAGCCTCGTCATCCGCGACGGCGAACTGCACGTACTTCCAGGCTCCGGCCTCGGCGTCCGTATCGACCCCGACAAACTCGCGAAATACCGAACCGACCACTGACCTTCAGCCCCGAAGAGCACAACTTCCATCCAAGGAGTACTCCATGAGCATCGACCACGCACCCTCGACAGACTCGGCCACCGAAGTGGCCACCGCGGCCGCGTCGGGTGCGAACGCCACCGAGCGTTTCACCTCCGACAAGCAGGCAGCCGCGAACACCCCGCCCGAGCGCGTCAGCCTGCTTGCCCGTCAGGTCATTTCGGCAGTCCACGACACCATCCGTGAACACAAAGTCACCTACGACGAGTACAACGCACTCAAAGCATGGCTGATCAACGTCGGTCAGACCGGCGAGTGGCCACTGTTTCTCGACGTCTGGGTAGAGCACGTAGTCGAAGAGGTTGCCGGCGAAACCCGCGAGGGCAGCAAGGGCACCATCGAAGGTCCGTACTACGTCCCGAATGCACCCGAGCTCGGATCGGCAGTAATTCTGCCCACCCGCGCCGGCGAACGGGGCACCCCGCTTCTGTTCCAGGGTCAGGTCACCAGCGTCGACGGCAGCCCGTTGCCGCACGCGGTCATCGAGATCTGGCACGCCGATTCGGACGGCTTCTACTCGCAGTTCGCCCCCGGCATTCCCGAGTGGAACCTGCGCGGCACGGTCACCGCGGACGATCAGGGCCAGTTCTGGATTCACACGATGAAGCCTGCGCCGTACCAGATTCCGACGGACGGTGCCTGCGGCAACCTCATCTCCGCGGCCGGATGGCACCCGTGGCGTCCCGCACACCTGCACCTCAAGGTCGCAGCTGCCGGACATCAGCAGATCACCACGCAGCTCTACTTCCCCGGCGACGCGCACAACGACGACGACGTCGCCAACGCCGTCAAGCCCGAGCTCATCCTCGATCCTCGTGAGGTCGACGGCGGCCAAGAAGTGACGTACAACTTCGTACTCGACAAGGGCTGAGCCACATGCTGTTTGCAGTGAAGATGCACGTCGCGTTACCGCAGGATCTCGACGCGGACGTACGCACCGACACTCTCGCCCGAGAGAAGGCGTACTCGCAGCAACTGCAGCGCGACGGGGAGTGGGTCAGCATCTGGCGCATCGTCGGTCAGTACTCCAACCTCAGCATCTTCGACGTGCGCGACAACGAGCGGCTACATGAGATCCTGTGGAATCTGCCACTGTTCCCGTACATGAGCATCGACGTGAGTCCGCTCGCCCAGCACCCGTCGGACATTTCTGCGGTGTGAGACGGCCGTAAGACCGAGCAGTGTTGACGGTTTGCATCGCACCCCCTCTCGCATACGCAACGTTATTACGCATAACGAGATATCGGGAGTGGGTGTTCAGCCTAGAAGTGAGAACACCAGTTAAAGGTGGATCTCTTCACGATTCAACCAAATGGGAGGGTGTGGTGGTTGACTGTTCGAGTATTCCCCAACTCCTCTTGCGTAGCGCTGCGCGTCGTCCCCACTCGCAATATAGCTGATGAGCTGCAGGTCCTCGCCCGCCTAAGAGCGCAGGAAATCACTGAGCTGTTGCCTATTACCAGCGAGTGCGGACGTCATGGGGACAAAGTACCGCCAGGAAAGTCGGCGTGCCTCGCAGATTCTAGACAATCCGAGGACGGATGGTTGGTTTGTGGAGGACATCATCAATGTTGGGCCAGATTCAGTTTCGGTCGCCACACGAGCGTCCATGCGCACAGGGCGCCGAGGGCGTAAGCGATGGTTATGAGGACGAACGCGGTGGATGCGCGCGAATACCAGTCGCTGCCAATAGTGATGACCACTCCCATCGCTGCGATGCCGAACAGTGAGCCGATCTGACGGTTGGCGTTGAGCACCGACCCAGAGACAGCAGCGTGGTCGACGCCCGCGGAATCGACCAGTACTGCGGTCATGGCCGGTGAGATGACACCGGCTCCGACATTGGCAAGTCCGACGGCGATTGCCAAGACCCAGTACGGGGTGCCGGGCGAGATGAAGATCAGTCCGAACGTGGATCCGGCGGCGATAGTGAGGAAGGCGGTGAGCAGGACTCCGTTGGAGAAGCGGCCAGAGATCTTGGAATAGACGATGTTCGAGATGGGGAAGAACATCGTCATCGGAAGCAGTTGGAGTCCGGCTTGGAAAGGGCTGGCGCCGCGGGCGTTCTGGAGGAACAGTCCGAGCATGAAGATGCCTCCAAACAGGGAGAAGTTGAACAGGAACCCGATGAGGTTTCCGCCGGCGAAGGCGGGTCGGCGGAACAGCGACCACGGCATGACGGTGGCGGTGGCGGTGGCGCCGCGCTCACGTGCGGCGAGGGCAATTGCTGCGGCCGCGGCGAGAGCAAATGCGACTACGACCGGGGCCGAACCCCACCCTGCTTTCGGGCCCTCGATGACCGCGTAGCAGATGGCGGCGAGCACCGAGATCGCGAGGGCGTGACCGGCGAAGGGCACCGGCGCGCGAGTGGGGGCAACGGGCACAATGAGCTTGTAGGTCATGGCTGCACCGATTGCGCCGATCGGCAGGTTGATCAGGAAGATGCTGGGCCAGCCGAACGCCGACACCATGACTCCGCCGACGGTGGGCCCGATACCGGATGCGGTGGCGACGATCGCTGACCACAGTCCGAGCATTCGGGTTCGTTCCGATGGGTCCGGAAACGAGTGGACCAGTAGGGCAAGGGAACTCGGCATGAACAGCGCGGCGCCGACACCTTGTACGAAGCGGGCACCGATGAGAATTTCGCTCGTGGGAGCGAGCGCGCAGGCCAGCGATGCCGCGACGAAGACGGCCATGCCGATCATGTAAACGCGCAGGCTGCCGATCCGGTTAGCCAGCCCGCCCGCGAGCAGTAGCAACGCAGCGAAGGTGAGGACATAACCGTCTACGATCCAGGTGAGCTGGGTGATTGTCGCGCCGAGATCGGTTTGGATTCGAGCGCCGGCGACGTTTACAACGGTAGTGTCGAGTGACGCCATGACGAAGCCCGCCGCGAGTGCGGTGATCTTCAGTCCGCGGCGCTCACCTGGTCCGGATTCGACTGTCGAAGAATGCTTTTCGGAATCAGTACTTGGGACGGCCATGATGGATTTTGCCTCCGTGGTGAGAGTTCCGCGGCGTGAGGCCGACGCAACTGGGTCAACGGGCTCGCGGACTCCATGGAAACAGATATGTTGACGTCCGTCAAACTTTGATAAGCATCAACAGATGACGACGGTGGTAGTATTGAGTTCAACGGAAGGATCGACGTGACTGCTGGAACCGACAATCGCATCACCGGGCATATCGAGACGGACGAGATCACAGCGCAAGGGCTGCTGGATGCGCTGGTGGATCCTGTGCGTCGCAGTATCGTTCGTCAGCTGGCCGCGTCCGATCACGACATCGCCTGCGGAACGTTCGATATTTCCGTCAGTCGTTCGACGGGCACCCACCACTTCAAGGTCTTACGTCATGCCGGAATCATTCGCCAGTACTACGTCGGCACGTCCAAGATGAACACACTCCGACGTGCCGATTTGGAGTCTGCTGCTCCAGGTCTGATCAAGGCAGTGCTGGCCGCCCGCGAGCAGCCCATCAAGTAGAGCCAAGGCTCTCACTGCGATGGGCCGATCACCTGCGCGAGCGCGCTTGCATCGCTCCGAACGACCACGACTACTACCTGGTGTGTGTGAACCAAACCAGCCGCAGCCAAGCCGTGCCTGACTAAGGGCAGTTAACGCACCGTCGTGGCGATCTGGCACGCACGGCCCGAGGATGCGCTCGTAATGTTGAGACACATCCGACGCGCCCCACGACCGCGCTGATCGGCAGCTATCCTAACTGTTCTGAGCCTAGAAGTCAGAGAGGAGCATGGTGGACATATACGAGACGTCAAAAAGCACGTTCGAAGCGCTTGCGGCCACAATTACTGAATTCAACGAGAACGAAGCAACAACCCGGCACCGTCTCATCGATGTGGTGCTCACTGACTGTTTGGGCTGGCACCGAGACGATATCAAGAGCGAGACGTATCTAAGCGGTGACTATTTCGACTATGTTCTGGGCAGCCCGGACGGCCGTGTTGTTCTGGAGGCGAAGCGAAGCTCAAAGATCTTCGAAGCGCCCGCTGGAGTGAAGTCCGGCATGATCTTACTTAGCACCATTCGAGACTACTCCGACCAAAACCGTGCAGCTGTCGACCAGGTAATGGGGTACTGCCAGAGCTCCGGAATCGCTATCGCAGTTCTCTCAAACGGTACGCAGTACCTGGCCTTTCTGGGTAGCCGTTCCGACGGAAAGCCACCCGCCGAGGGAAACGCAATATTTTATGCGTCTCTGCAAGACGCGAGTACCGATTTCACTCATTTTTGGAACTATCTATCGAAGGATGGCGTGGATCGTGGTGATCTCACATCACTATTGCAGCGGTCGACGGCACGTGCACTAGCACCTCAGCCGATGTCGAGCCGAATCGTCGATTACCCAGGATATCGAATTGGTAGCTCCATGGAGACGGACCTTCGTATACTTGGCGACCTATTCATTCAAGACATCACCAAGGTTGAAGCTATCACGGACGATTTTCTACGCGAATGCTACTGCCCAAGCGGCGCGTTGTCGCAGTATGCCACAGTCAGCAAAGAGATAATGCGGTCGAGATACATGGCACTGCAGAGCCACGTGAACACGGAAGATGCGACAACCAAAAAAGGCCTCAATGAGAACCTGCGTCACGACATTTTAGCTGGAGCCCTAGTGCGGCGCCCGATCGTGTTATTGGGTGATGTAGGCGTCGGTAAGAGCATGTTTCTGCGGCACCTGTTTCGCGTAGACACCGACCAACTAGCCGACCAATCGCTCGTCATCTACGTCGACTTTCTGAATCATTCAGGACTTTCCGATGATGTCCCGAACTACCTAGTCGACGCAATAAAATCCACAATTATGTCAGCATTGCAGGTGGATATAGAAGAGGGCGCTTTTGTTCGATCAGTTTACAATCGTGAGATCAACCAGTTCAAGAAGGGAATATACGGGTTTCTCGAAGAGGATGACAAACCCGAATTCCGCAAGCGCGAAGCCGCAATGCTTGGTGGTCACCTCGATGAACCCTATACCCACGCGAGGAGGTCGATTGAATTCTTGCAGACAACGCGAAGAGTTTCGTT from Rhodococcus sp. P1Y includes these protein-coding regions:
- a CDS encoding LysR family transcriptional regulator produces the protein MELRHLHQFVAVAETCHFGQAAKRLHLAQPALSQSVRQLEAELGVTLLTRTTRQVSLTPAGEFFYRETVRNLENLERSTRGVRRIADGRYGLVRIGFTGTAAFDQLPPIARAIKQRLPGVALEIHGDLLTPAQVEGLRSEQLDVAVLRPPVAGDDLVVRTITTESLLLAVPVDHRYAAEPALDMTDLMYEDFVMYADTHSVMNDAVIRSCRAAGFSPHREHEAPDTSVLLALVAAGLGVALVPESVRALQLTGVVFREISGASTIDLALAWHRDRPSALVDALVAALEDAGVLPPLEAPSSFSDPKAAL
- a CDS encoding mandelate racemase/muconate lactonizing enzyme family protein, with translation MKIVSVEAIPYSIPYLKPLKFASGEVSAAEHVLVRVHTDDGVVGIADAPPRPFTYGETQRGVVAAIETLFAPAVVGLPLTSREVVNAKLARTVGNPVAKSAVDMAIWDALGQSLDLPVTELLGGYTDRMRVSHMLGFDTPAAMVDEATRMRETYGVEVFKVKVGRRPVELDTAVVRALREGLGDTVELYVDGNRGWTAAESARAMKEMSDLGLTLAEELCPADDVLGRRWLVQQLDVPFVADESATTPAEVTREILGGSATAVSIKTARTGFTRSLRTHHLCEGLGVDVVMGNQIDGQLGTACTVAFGAAFDLSSRRAGELSNFLDMSDDLLTESLVIRDGELHVLPGSGLGVRIDPDKLAKYRTDH
- the catA gene encoding catechol 1,2-dioxygenase: MSIDHAPSTDSATEVATAAASGANATERFTSDKQAAANTPPERVSLLARQVISAVHDTIREHKVTYDEYNALKAWLINVGQTGEWPLFLDVWVEHVVEEVAGETREGSKGTIEGPYYVPNAPELGSAVILPTRAGERGTPLLFQGQVTSVDGSPLPHAVIEIWHADSDGFYSQFAPGIPEWNLRGTVTADDQGQFWIHTMKPAPYQIPTDGACGNLISAAGWHPWRPAHLHLKVAAAGHQQITTQLYFPGDAHNDDDVANAVKPELILDPREVDGGQEVTYNFVLDKG
- the catC gene encoding muconolactone Delta-isomerase — its product is MLFAVKMHVALPQDLDADVRTDTLAREKAYSQQLQRDGEWVSIWRIVGQYSNLSIFDVRDNERLHEILWNLPLFPYMSIDVSPLAQHPSDISAV
- a CDS encoding MFS transporter, which produces MAVPSTDSEKHSSTVESGPGERRGLKITALAAGFVMASLDTTVVNVAGARIQTDLGATITQLTWIVDGYVLTFAALLLLAGGLANRIGSLRVYMIGMAVFVAASLACALAPTSEILIGARFVQGVGAALFMPSSLALLVHSFPDPSERTRMLGLWSAIVATASGIGPTVGGVMVSAFGWPSIFLINLPIGAIGAAMTYKLIVPVAPTRAPVPFAGHALAISVLAAICYAVIEGPKAGWGSAPVVVAFALAAAAAIALAARERGATATATVMPWSLFRRPAFAGGNLIGFLFNFSLFGGIFMLGLFLQNARGASPFQAGLQLLPMTMFFPISNIVYSKISGRFSNGVLLTAFLTIAAGSTFGLIFISPGTPYWVLAIAVGLANVGAGVISPAMTAVLVDSAGVDHAAVSGSVLNANRQIGSLFGIAAMGVVITIGSDWYSRASTAFVLITIAYALGALCAWTLVWRPKLNLAQH
- a CDS encoding ArsR/SmtB family transcription factor, which codes for MTAGTDNRITGHIETDEITAQGLLDALVDPVRRSIVRQLAASDHDIACGTFDISVSRSTGTHHFKVLRHAGIIRQYYVGTSKMNTLRRADLESAAPGLIKAVLAAREQPIK